The sequence below is a genomic window from Macrotis lagotis isolate mMagLag1 chromosome 7, bilby.v1.9.chrom.fasta, whole genome shotgun sequence.
TGAGTAGAATTCTCCTTGTTCTCTTCCCATTTTGAATGATTTCCTTGGGGTTGGCAGGAAGCCATGGATGTTATTGATGCCCTTCTGGAATGTAACCTTACTTAGGTTAAGGCTAtcccattcttttaaaaatcgtatttaagtgtgaccttgggcaagtcatttaaccaccattgccttaaaaaaataaaataaaaaaaaataaaaatcgtATTAAGTTGTTTGGTTGTCATCACAATACAGATTGGGCCATTAGGTGGCTCCATAGTGCATGGAGTGTTGGGCCTAgcgtcaggaagactcatctccctgagttcaaaactggcttcagacacttactagctgggtgaccctgggcaagtcactcaaccctgtttgccttagttccctcatctataaaatgatctggagaaggaaacagcaaactattccagtatcattgtcaagaaaaagcccaagtggggtcatgaagaatcagacacaattaaaaatgactaaacacatCACAGATGCATAAAAGAGCAGATGCAAATGTCTCAAAAGAACATTTATGCTCATCACTACTTTGACATTTTTGAAATCATTGAACCAGATCGCACTTAATCACCATTTTCCTATCTACAAGtagcatttcaatataattggtttcttttataatcttaGATATTTGATGCATTTTGATGCACTTCTAAGAAGAGGTCCATAGACTATTAGAAATTTCCAAAGGACACTCAAAGAAATTAAGAACTCTTGCTCCAAAGGACCAACATTAGATAGGGTTGAAATAGTCTTAGTTCTGAGTcattatatatgtacatctatATAATAGAAAATAGGGGGAAATCCTACtattgaggcttttttttttaatttctccagttGAAGTTCATTTTAATGAACAGGATGATCTTTATAAATTTCTTGATGCCACAAGCAATTCTTTGAGATTATAAACTGTACTACAAGGTGTGATCTGCAACAGTGGAGGGAGCTTGTTCTGTGGGAGTCCTCTGGAGCAATGAAATCAAGGGTACGATCTGCTCCCATCCCCTGCCAGAGTGCCATCATTATTAAATTGAGTTATTCTTCTAAAAACAGGTCAGTTGTACTTGATGAGCTGCCTGACTGTGATTCCATCAGTGGCTCATTTACCCAATGGCTTTGGGTCTTGGGTAGAAGCCAAGGCTGTTTAGAAACCATAGATAGGACAGTTAAAATTTGCTCCATTTCATGACCCTAGCCAGCTGTCTTGCAAAGGCATGCTGTGGGCCACAAAGGAGAAATGGTTAAGCATATCGATAGATCAACACATATCTCTCTCTCCTGGAAGATTACTCAAAACTTGCCCAAATGAAGTCAGGTCAGTAGtatcataatcatatataaaGTCGAAAATGTTGCCGAATCTACAGAATTCTTATTGAAATTTATGGACAAGCACATGCACAAGACTCCACTAACTTGAATTTTgtctgttttgtgtgtgtgttcaaaGCCAAACCTAGGGCCAAGGCAATCTAGTCTTTTTTCCCAGTAGCCTGAAATTTAGTCAGTATTGGTGCCATTAAAGTTTGGAATGATGGAAAAAGTGTTCTTTATGGAATCAGGGGAAGGGCTCTGCCATCTCCTACCTGTGAGAATTTGGGCGTTTATCTTACTTCTCTAGGCTGTGAGTGAGATGACCTCTGAAATCTGTAATCCATGATCCTTCAGTAGCATAGAAATAAGTGACTTTATTAACAATATAATTAACaacataattcaataaaataggaagTTATAGAAATAAACTCCCACATCTCACTTGGGCTCTTCATTCCTGATTGCCATCACTCCACCCAGGAGGAGTTTCCAGGAGCTATAACTTCATAAGTGTgtgtactggggggggggggggagagaaggggagtcTCTTCTTTCTTCAACTGCTTTGTCTTTAAAAGTTGATTTGAAGGAAAGTTGGGTGTTGATGAGGCTGGGCACCCAAACTACTAGTTATGGTTCCAGGTCTGGAAACCCATCCCCATTCTCTCTTCACCTTTTGATTATGGCAGCTACAAATAGACACTGTATTCAGGCACTACACAGCTCAATGGGGAGACAGAAGGCGTGGACTCAAGTCTATGATTTTGAACCAGTCACAGCCTATTTGGACAGGTTTCTTTTTTaggaaaatgagagagttgaactaAATGGTATCTAAGGACCCTTCCATCTTTAAGATTTCACATTGGTAAATAGAACATAACATGTAATTCTGGGTGGATTCTGCTTACTGGGCTCAGAAACTTTAAGTAAAGGCTTTTGAAACTACCTTTGGAAGTCTGAGTTTTGCCCTAACGAATATGGCCCATTATAATGTCCTGGGTTACTGATGTTTGCAAAGGTGGTGTGGTCTACATTTTATGGCACATTGAAGCTCTTAAAATTGAGGTCAGCGAGATTCAAAGTGTCTGAGTTTTCagtttcaaaagaaatcaaaccaaattgaaaaaaaaaataaaattagagggaaaaacaAGGAACAGTTTCCATAAGTAGACCGTTAAAATGCAAATTTGTATACCCAACCTGGGGGGAATAAAAGCCCCTCAACCCCAATAACCTCCATGGGCATATTTCTTAGAAGGTTCCTGGAAGTGTTTCCTGGATTGAGATCCTCTAGGCTAAGCATCAGCCAGgttcatcttttaaaaagaaaataaacatgttTATGAGACTGTTGGCATGTCCAAAGCTGCCAGAGATGACTGCTTACCTTGTGGCATGCTGCCCGTGTCTTTTGATGAAAGACAGTACTGATGCCCTTCCTTCCTTTAGTACTACTAGGCTCtgttatttgatttttgttgttttttaaacttcaagaacatttattatttatttagaataaaGACATGGGGTAGCTAGTGGATAAAGTGCCCGACTTGGTGCTaggttcaaagctggcctcagattcttatcagatgtgcgaccctgggcaagtcacttcaccctgtttgcctcagtttcctcatctgtaaaaatgaattggagaaggaaagggcaaaccacttcaatatttttgccaagaaaaccccaaatgaagagttggacaggacagAAAAAAACAACCGAAAAACAAAGACGTACACCCGCAGACACATCCTGTGTACATAGTGCTGCTCACATATTGCTACCACTTACCTAGTGCAAGGATGGAATACTACCAGATGACTAGACTGTCCATGTGTCACAAAGCCATTGACCTTTTGTGCAGTATTGAAAAGCTCACTTGGTAAGGACAAAGCTGTCTATGCCAGGGCTCTTGCATGGGGTGGTCCCTGGAGTCCAGTTACtgaaaaagactttttttcccctccctcgtTCTGGTCTCAGGGAGAGTCAACAAGGAACAATGCAAGAAGTCAGGGGATGtggattcaagtcctacctcCACTACTTACTataagtgtgaccttgggtaaatcacatccctgagcctcagtttccacatcagtGTGGGGAGGAACAGTGTTGGAcaactctaaggtcccttccagctctagagcaATGTTCCTATCACTTAACACCCGACTCCATCCCATCCTATTGCAGCTTGGGAAAAGGACCAGTCCTGCTTGCTGATGAGGTTATGGGATGTCGCCATGACTTTTTGGTTCCATTGGGACCTGATTTCTAAGAACAATGCTCATTTTCAGTTGTTCTTctggaagaggaaaatgaagtctggggaaaagaaaaagctgCAAAGATTTTAAGAGCGACTATTAGATAAAAGTAGACGGCAAGCTAACAGAGTCGCCTTATAACAGTTCCTTATTTTTGAAAGCCTGGATATTTTTACCTACTAACCTTCTGGGTAGATCTCTGTGATCCAGGTTTACTGCAGTAACTATTAGCAGTAAAATCTAACTCAGGAAATCTGTTCTTTTAAAGAGTTCCCATTAAACGGATTTTAATAGCATGCAAATTTTATTGCATCGAATTCTGAATTGCAAATAGACAAAGGTTCGAAAGGAAAGTGTTTATGATGACTGCCAGTGAGGATAAACAGCTGCCCACCTCTGCCAGCGcctatgaaaatatgtttttaagTTCTAAATGTGAGCTGTAAACCAGAGCtccttcacttttaaaaaattcaatactTAAACTGTGGGGAGAGAGAGGATCGGTGCCAGAGAAAACATTCTCATTTAATAATGTTTGAACATGGAGCTGTGATGCAGTTGGTAGCGAGGCTCTGAGAAAAACCCACAACTAATCCTTCACTGCAGATGTCTGAACTCTTGACTGTCTGCCATATTTCTAAACAGCGACTTCTTTTTTCTGGGGACTCAAGGCTTGAATGACCCAGTGTGGAGAGTTGAAACTccataaaataacataaaaaaggaaaagaaaacttaagCCTCAGCTGAAGGTTTGGTAAATTGGGCCTTGGGCTCCGGCAAATTGGGGTTCATGCGTACCCACCTTGGTCTGCCCTTTCCAACTCCCAAGATATAGTGTCATTGGAGAGTGACAAGGCAGACATTCTGGGTGTTTtcagtttggtttggtttgactTTCTGTTTTACCTTGACTCACCCACTGCTACCTGgaagaaaacaatcaaataaaagagatgtGGTTTTTCTATGTTACCCAGTATTGCCAGTAATATTAACATTTATAGAGTATTTGATTCACTAAGGAGGACAACTCAATCACCATTTTTCACCTTCAGCTGAATTCCACAAAACATGGACTGGGTGGTTGCTTTGGGTAAGACCCTGTGCTAAAACCAGttggggagaaaaatgaaaacccAGTTCCCAGCCATCAAGTAGCTTTTGACTTGAAAATATGATCTCACATGTCTCCACTTCATTTTGTGTTTATGAAAActacagagttaagtgatttggccttTGCTGTGTTGCAGGGAAGGGAACAGACCCCAGATTTCCCTAATACCTGGGGTTAGTGTTATATTCACCCATACCAAGataaaagtcattttccttctaattcttcttcctgCTTTTGATTGCTCATACAAACCTGATTCTATTGGAAACTGAGGTCTTTgaaattagacaaatacaaatgtTGAAATATAAAGGTACTTTCCCCTGTGCCATTTCTGTAACTTTTATTCCAACAATGTCTTTACTTAGTGACCCAATGTCATTTGGGGCAATCagatggtgcagttgatagagcactggccttggagtcaagaggatgggagttcaaattcagcgtCAGACACTTGATTtagtcgtgtgaccttgggcaagtcactttacactgactgcctcccatccagggtcgtctccagttgtcctgattcatatctgaccactggatccagatggctctggaggagaaagtaagactacTGACcgtcatgtgcttgtcattggcatcacctccttgatgctATGggctcctttgagaatgaaggacaaacatcatcatcatcatcaatgtcaTTTGCCACATAACACTGGCTCTCTTAGTAGTAGCTATTATAGCTTTTGGACCATGGGTCTTTGGATCtttgacctgagtttaaattgtGCCTCAGATACCAGCCATATGATCCTAGGCAGGCCACTTAAATCTGTCTGCCCCAGTTTTCTTAATTGTAATatgggatgttgtgaggatcaaaagaaatatttgtaaagattaAACAGTGCCAGGTagatagtaggtatttaataaatatttgttctgtCCCTACCTCCTAAAGAATATAAATGGATATTGGAACTTTAGGTACAGTTGAAGGATCTGAGTCCAGATTCCACTTCTCagctatttttggtttttgcaaggcaatgggattaagtgacttgcccaaggtctcacagctgggtaattattgtgtctgaggccacatttgaactcaggtcctcctgactccagggccagtactctatgctaggtgacacctagctgccccgggatTCTCCTTCTAATATTCACTACCCATATGAGCACGGGTAATCATTTAATCCTTCTAGCTGCTTGCTGCAGCGGAGAGATCAGTAGCCctgtctaactgtgtgaccctgggtaagtcacttaaccctaacatccaggactatctccagtcacatctggccactggatccagatgcctctggaggaaaaagtgaggctggtaactcagcacagcccccctcactcaaatccaatttatgtgcttgccATCATCATTGCAAGTAAAGAACCTATCAAAAATTTGTTAAAGTCCcctcttacaaaaatgaaatcttagatCCTCCAGAAAAGTTTTAagccatttttcagttgtgttcgactctgagattttcttggcagagatactggagtagtttgctatctccttctccatctcattttacagataaggaaactgagacaaacacagtgatttgcccaggattatgCAGCTAGTAagaagcatctgaggctagatttaaactcaggaagatgagtcttcctgactccaggtccaatatcCTACCCTCTGTGTCACTAGCAGCCAGACCCTACAGAAAATATCTTCCATATAGAAGGCAATTTTGGGAAAAGCTCTGttcaactcaataaacatttaacaactatctataattttctatgttcCAATCGAACTTTGATGGCTATACCTAAATATTGATATCTCCTACTAGTAATATATTAGTTCTTTCCtagattttctttatatattagcTAATCTAATCTTTACAAATAAGAGTCTTCAAATGTCAAggttgaccaaaaaaaaaaaatccagtcctCGGTACCTTGTCTTTTCAGCAGTCTGTCATCCCTCTCTACCTATTGTTTCAAAAAAGAAGAGTATACAAGACTCATTTAAGTCTTCAGCTGTGTGCTGATGCCCTAACGCCAATCCTTTCAGAATAAATTCAGCATTAATTGATCTTAAGAGCCTCTCTGTTCATTAGAGCTTTTTTATGATGGTTGAAGTCCAACAATGAACCAttaatgacaattttttaaaaccatcctttttttctttagttgaaGGGTCTCTGAAGGTTTGGACTAATAAACAATTGTATTTTCTCATGCTACTGAACCTTCTTGAGTCACTCGTCATATCAAATCTTAgcccatttttattttcttttgcataaaACATCATATATATTCATTTCCCAGGACTGAAGATTTTAGTTGTTCTCATCCTTGTGGATTTTCAAGCATTAATGGAGATAagtcaaatcaaataaaaaaacttaaataccaatggttttgtatttattttgcaatatATTTCCACACAGCTGACATATAGTATGTACTTTTCAGTTACGTGTTCACATTATTCATTAAATGGGTTAGTGTAAATTCTGTATTTTCAGCTACTGCCTAAAAAATAGTTTACCATGGCAATTCTAACGTTGAGACAGAGGTTATTTTGTATTCTAGAATGCACTGAAAGCATAAAGGTTATCTTGCAGTATATTAGGGGGAAATATTTACAAATCTGTACAGTTTccagtttttgttattttattttgtttttgctttggctACACCCTTCCAACAATACTAGATCACATTCCCAttgttcaaatttgttctcattACAGTTTCCCAGCTGGGCTCCAGACCTGTTAGGGTTAGCTACAGATGGGGGCTACATAGATTCCATGGAGGTGAATATGCTAGCTAGTCCTTGCAACTTCTCTGATCATCTATCTGCTGTATTGTTCTTTTTACAAAGTCTGTTGTTGATCTGGTCAAAATAGGCAAGTTTCAAATGTCtcctttttaagtattttaagtaAAACAATAATGGTTGAGTTTGTAACTCCATAAAGGAGTCATTCCAGTGCTGTAGGAAATCTTGGTTCTTTAATCCCCACTCTCCCCCCGCCTCATCTTCCAACCATTTACCATTGAAAGTTGTTTCTAATTAGGTTATTCGTGTTGGAAGAGGCTGATGGATTTGCTAGCCGCCATGTCAATAATCTGTTGACAAGCATGTTGACAAGGACAAGCATGGCTCTTAGGGCAGCCTCCCCCATGCTGCTGCTAATGCACGTGTTGGTTTCTTGTGAAACAAACAAGTCGGCTttagaatgagaggaaaaaaatgtcttttatgtaCATCTGCTTCATCATCTGATCTCCcccatatctatatttttattactttcttttccaGGAATGTTCTGCTTCCTGAAATTTGCCTCGTATGCTCTAGAATGGGCTACAGAACAAAGCGAAACCAAAGTACCTGGTTGGGTGAAATTCCCAGTTGTGGCCATTTCAAAGTCCTTATCTTCTCTATTATCAAGGAAATAATCTTACTGGTTATCCtacttcctcccccacccccacccccttacaAGTCCTCTGtctttatttgttttaatcaCTTTCTCTCCCAGGTTCAGAGGAAGGGAGTACGACCATGTCAAGGAGTGCCAGTGACTGGTTTCTACCATCCTTCTCAAGGAGATGGTATGGCACCGGGCACTCATGGCCAAGAACAACTAAGTCACTACTCTGCAAAGAAAGTGGAGTTGATTGGTTTGGAGCTGCCATTACTCATCAAAGAATAGAGTTAAGTTTTTGTCCCGGGGCAGGAAGGATGCTCTCCTTCACATTTACACCCCCCCAAAGTCTCTAAAACTCCTTTGCTTTGCAATTTTTGATATACCACCCCAAAGCCTAGGGCTCCAAATTGAGCTAATTTATTCTCCCTGGGCAACAtcacaaaataataaagcaaCAACATGATAAATCTTCCCAGTCCCATGCTTGGCAATAAACTTCCAGATCCTAGATTACACAAGCCTCAAAATTCTGGCTCATTGATGTCATTTATCCCATCAATTTGAAGAATGGGGccaattacttttctttttttaaaaaaagacagtttcTTCAGTCCAAACAGGGATATTTTCCTTCAAGTTGGGAATGAAGGCAAAAGCACAAGTTTTTGCTTGTTGAAGGAAGCTATGGGAAAGACAACAAGAGTGTTGCCAACCAgggtttgttttctcctttgcaGATGCTGAAGGCAATAGAGAAGTAGAAGATGGAGCATCTTAAGTTCGGCTATTCCACTGTGGAGTCCCTCCGGGGTCTTTAAAATGAACATCAAAATGTCAGTTTGGTTAGGTGTTCAGGAAAGAAGACAATCTTCTACAGGGTGAGTCGGCCACTTCCCCTGCCCCACCCAAGTCCCACCCTACAGAATCATCACCAGCTGGGTCTGATGGTCCTTTCCACCCAATTTCTGAAGGGTCAAGTGCATTGCTGGCAGTTAGACCTTCTGCATCTCAATCTGCTGGTGGTAGTGCCGGGGCTGACCTTTGCCATTCAATTTATAGACAGAACTCTTCTGCTGCCGCCTTCTGTAGCACCACACCGCACTGATGACCACCAGCAGCAGGAACAAACACAGGACGATCACTATGACGGCAATCACAGGACCTTTATTGATGCTGGAGCAATCCTCCCCCACGCAAGACTCGGTGGTTGGGAGAGGCTCCTCTTTGATGCTGGAGGTGGGACGCTCCTGCTCCATGAATCTCTCAGAGGGTGAGTCTGGGAAGGCCCTATGGGTGCTGAGCATGGTGGTCTGGACTGGGGGGAGAGTAGTGGCATCTCTCTCAGCATCTCTGGGTGATGGGATGTGGTCAAGGGGCTGGGGCTCAGCCAGCGTCATTGTACCCGGGGTGGAGTTGGTGAGGTCAGGGAGGGAAGTGGATGGTGGAGATTCATCTGTTGTGAATCCCCAAGGCACAGTGGACTGATAGGTGACCATGTCACTCACTCCTTTACTGGGACTCACATTCTCAGGGGCAGTAGTAGGTGTAAAGGTCACTGGTCCATAGTCCAATGTTCTCATCAGAGTGACAGTAAACTGAGTTATATCTTCACCTATAGTGAACATAGTACTGCtaccagatttttttacttctacaTGGTTAGGCTGGTCAGTTATAACCAGAATACTTTCATCCAGACCCACCGAGCCATCTCCTTTATCCccttcatcatcttcttcttcctcccttgtTCCATCAGTTACAGGGTAGCCATCTAGCCAGGACTCATCACTGCTGCTCACAATGTGCTCACCCACCTTGGTGTCATTCCTGCCCAGAGTCGGTCCAATGGGGAAGTCAGCACTATCATAGATCATTTTGCTACCTGGCTCGTGGAGTCTTGATTTCCCTCCAATATGGTTATCTCCATCAGAAAAATGCTTCTGGGCATTCTCCTCCATCATCTCCTTCTCCAATTCTGGCTCATGAAAAGCCTCAGCTGGAAACCAAAATAAATGTTTCTGGCTCAGCAAGGAGACCGGTGATTCTGTGGGAGCTCTGCCTTCTCCTCCAGGCAGGTCCCTGGCCTTTATGTCTTGGTTGCCAGGCAGGCTTTCCTTCCCTAGTGAAACAGAGATGGAATAACCCTGCTTAAGTTTGTCGGAGTCTTCTTCCTGGTCTCCAGGCTCCTTCTCATCCTCCTTACTCTGATCCTTCTTGTGGTCTGTGAGTGGGACTGATCTGTCATCGGGGAAATTCTCTTCATAGTCAATGTGTGTCTCGGCTTCAtctaggaaaaggagaaagagggggCAGTAAGTTATCTCAGAACCTGACCATAGGTGCTATACCTAAGTccatttgattgtaagctccttgaggacagggactctaTTTTGCCTCTTCTTGTATCTCTGCTACTAAGCTCAGTGTCTGGctaagtaggtatttaataaatgcccatTAATTGGTTGATCTGTCAAGGGATTATCAAAGTGAGTCAAACTTGTAACATGCTTCTTTGTTAAGAATCACaggtaaggggtggctaggtggcacagtggatagagcaccagccctggagtcaggagtacctgagttcaaatccagcctcagacatttaataattacctagctgggcaagccacttaaccccatttgccttgcaaaaacctaaaaaaaaaagaatcacaggtaaagcagtggatggagcaccagctctggaatcaggaggacctgagttcaaattcagcctcttaatacctagctgtgtgaccttgggcaagtcacttaaccccattgccttgaaaacaacaacaaagtagtGCTTTAACTGCAATGGGGGTGGGATACAGGACCGGCTGTTGCACTGGCAAGAGAAACACATCAAGATATGGTATTGCTTGGACCACAGTTAGCCCAGGAGTAGATGACATACTGTGGAGGTCCTGACTTGGCTGCTAATAAGAGATAAAGACTGGGTATATTGATGATAATGTGAGATTTCCAGTCAaagagtctgaattcaaattctaggtgAAGGAGGATTGAAATTAGCCATGTGACTGGAAAGAAGGAATTCAAAAAGGATTGGATGTGAGGTTGCATACCCTTTTTGAAGGTAAggagtgttttatttttaagcttATAATGCCAGACCCAGCACCATGTCTTGCCCATGGTGTGTTActgaattgaaataaattgaattaaaagacTAGAATCTAGAGTCAGCGATGACTGAGAAGTTAAAAACCTGGATGCTTGGGAAGGAGGGTGGTGCCTGCAACAGAATTACGAATATGAAGAATAGATTCTGTTGCTTACATTTCAGGATGGGCAGAGACAATGTGCTTCAGTGGCTGCCATCTTCCCATCTTGTTTCTGCATTTTAACTGGTGTGAAACTATGATATCTGAATACATGCATGCTTTGGGAAATCTCCCATTAGGTTTTAAAGTCCTGGAGGGTGGGGACTGTATGAggtttttctccctccattttcCCACCACTGTATCTAGGATGTACTTGATGTTTTTAGAAAGAAGGGTACTGAAATAAATTAAACTGAAACTCACTGAGCTGTACCCAAAGATTCAGCTAGTGTTGCTGAATTTAACTATGAAGTCAAAACTAGTTCATTTTACTTGCTTCCCattctcattcactcattcatttgaCAATTTTTTTGAAGGTTCTAACATGTGCTTGGTTTTGGGAGAGATATGAAATTTAGGTTGAGACAGTGGAGAAGCCTCCACATAGTGAAGGGAgtatggaagaggggagagacAAAATGAAATTGTGCATCAACATAATATTATGCATTAAGAGCATTATAAAGTTTATGATTCAAGTATTCCATGAGGTTAAGGGTGAAAAGTTGCTATCAGCTGACAGGATCAGTGGAGGCCTCTTGGAACTGGTGACTTTTGGCTCCAGAATTGACAAAGCATTCAGGCATCGTCCAAGTTTCATCAGGGCACAGATTTCTCATTTGCTCAGATGTAAAACCCAACTCACAACAGGATGGGAAGATGGCAGCCTTTGCAAGCACATTGTTTCTGCCCAACCTCAACCAACAGAGATGTTGGCTGCCTTTATCTAAACATTCTTTGAACCAAGGCTTCTCTCCGTTTAGGTAAATTTCTGAAGTTTGGAGATtcgaatcaaaaacaaaaacccaaccaAATTTAGAATCACTTTGAGAACAGTCTAACCCTAATCTCACCCACCTCCCACTTCCTATCTTTAttggttgttcaatcatttttcaggaGTATCTgactatttgtgaccccatttagggttgttgggggtttttttttaggtttttgcgaggcaaacggggttaagtggcttgcccaaggccacacagcaaggtaatttttaagtgtctgagaccggatttgaacccaggtactcctgactccaaggccggtgctttatccactacgccacctagccgccccgctagggtttttcttgacaaagatactggagtagtttgccttttccttctctggttcattttacagatgaggaaactgaggcaaaagggttaagtgacttgcccagggtcacatagttaataaggatttgaaacca
It includes:
- the SUSD5 gene encoding sushi domain-containing protein 5 → MAAGDSWGSQASTVVRGLGGTLLLLLLTLGCPSVTADGKLFVLESWNGSQGLDLSVARASCAASGAHLATAAELRRAVLECSFATCTTGWLADGTIGTTVCGKMNGEQQSMKAVDVKIESELIPGNKYDALCVKDEDKPCGDPPSFPHTILHGHTGFEMGDELLYVCAQGYVMGHKETAFTLLCDSCGEWYGLVQACVKDEAETHIDYEENFPDDRSVPLTDHKKDQSKEDEKEPGDQEEDSDKLKQGYSISVSLGKESLPGNQDIKARDLPGGEGRAPTESPVSLLSQKHLFWFPAEAFHEPELEKEMMEENAQKHFSDGDNHIGGKSRLHEPGSKMIYDSADFPIGPTLGRNDTKVGEHIVSSSDESWLDGYPVTDGTREEEEDDEGDKGDGSVGLDESILVITDQPNHVEVKKSGSSTMFTIGEDITQFTVTLMRTLDYGPVTFTPTTAPENVSPSKGVSDMVTYQSTVPWGFTTDESPPSTSLPDLTNSTPGTMTLAEPQPLDHIPSPRDAERDATTLPPVQTTMLSTHRAFPDSPSERFMEQERPTSSIKEEPLPTTESCVGEDCSSINKGPVIAVIVIVLCLFLLLVVISAVWCYRRRQQKSSVYKLNGKGQPRHYHQQIEMQKV